A window from Bufo bufo chromosome 1, aBufBuf1.1, whole genome shotgun sequence encodes these proteins:
- the ICMT gene encoding protein-S-isoprenylcysteine O-methyltransferase, translating to MAGNGLIVEGRVSLLSFLLGVSVIWLPFITSRYTEPGETLLGSPPGRITLLVFVALVNGILLLLYRAHLYQVAIRAALLGFAFGCGLLVSITQSPWRHFGWYMCSLSFFHYSEYLITALNNPKSLSLDSFLLNHSLEYTLAAISSWVEFAIEQTIYPEMKQITWLSVIGLFMVLFGEALRKSAMLTAGSNFNHIVQNEKSETHTLVTSGVYAWFRHPSYVGWFYWSIGTQVLLCNPVCLFGYTLASWRFFRERVEEEEFSLIHFFGQEYVDYKRNVPTGLPFIGGVKVEP from the exons ATGGCCGGCAATGGGCTGATAGTGGAGGGCAGAGTGAGTTTGCTGAGTTTCTTGCTCGGGGTGTCGGTCATCTGGCTGCCGTTCATCACCAGCAGGTACACGGAGCCGGGGGAGACTCTGCTGGGCAGCCCGCCGGGGAGGATAACGCTGCTCGTGTTTGTAGCCCTTGTGAACGGGATCCTACTGCTGCTCTACCGGGCTCATCTCTACCAG GTCGCCATCCGAGCTGCCTTATTAGGCTTTGCGTTTGGTTGTGGCTTATTGGTGAGCATCACCCAGTCACCATGGAGGCACTTTGGGTG GTACATGTGCTCGCTCTCATTCTTCCACTACTCCGAATATTTAATAACTGCGTTGAACAACCCTAAGAGCCTGTCTCTGGACTCCTTCCTGCTGAACCACAGTCTGGAATATACACTGGCCGCCATCTCCTCCTGGGTAGAATTCGCTATAGAGCAAACCATTTATCCAG AAATGAAGCAGATCACGTGGCTGAGCGTCATCGGGCTGTTCATGGTTCTCTTCGGGGAGGCCCTGAGGAAATCTGCCATGCTCACAGCCGGATCCAATTTCAATCACATTGTACAAAATGAGAAATCTGAAACGCACACTCTGGTGACCAGTGGTGTTTACGCCTGGTTCAGGCACCCGTCCTATGTAGGCTGGTTCTACTGGAGCATTGGGACCCAG GTTCTGCTGTGTAATCCAGTCTGCCTATTTGGCTACACTCTGGCATCCTGGAGGTTTTTTCGTGAGCGAGTCGAGGAGGAGGAATTTTCGCtaattcacttctttgggcaggAGTACGTAGATTATAAGAGGAATGTTCCCACAGGCTTGCCGTTTATAGGCGGAGTCAAGGTGGAGCCATAA